A section of the Streptomyces sp. V3I8 genome encodes:
- a CDS encoding CAP domain-containing protein, with amino-acid sequence MSELVPGGNLALPGGVLTLRVPGPFDVSALVTDDGGRVRDDGDFVFYNQPAAPGARLGGEALTVDPAALRAGASRVTVVVSPAEPGIPLGRLPAPALLVTGPDGRPLARFTPPRPQHETVLLLAEIYRRGPVWKLRALGQGYADGLAGIARDFGVEVAEDTAGSAAAGADGADPVAGGFLRLVNSARAGAGSPPVVLDARLTAAARAHCGGMAERGRLGSEGADGISLYQRVTAGGYAYLPIGEHLVSGPRDAAEFVEYCLSGDRSRRTVRDPAFTEAGVACVTDGRSGTPYWTAVWAGPLTPAGLARTAAEVLALTNAERAAAGLPPLAGDPLLAGAAQAHSTDMVARAFYSHTSPDGSEPWHRAAAAGSTRRTVGENIACGQRSPAEVVRGWMDSPGHRANILKPAFTHLGVGFAGGGSAGTYWTQLFGA; translated from the coding sequence ATGAGCGAGTTGGTTCCCGGTGGCAACCTGGCGCTGCCCGGTGGTGTCCTGACCCTCCGGGTGCCCGGCCCGTTCGACGTGTCGGCGCTCGTGACGGACGACGGCGGCCGGGTGCGCGACGACGGCGACTTCGTGTTCTACAACCAGCCGGCCGCGCCCGGTGCGCGCCTGGGCGGGGAGGCCCTCACGGTCGATCCGGCCGCGCTGCGGGCCGGGGCGAGCCGCGTCACCGTCGTCGTCAGCCCGGCCGAGCCCGGCATTCCGCTGGGCCGGCTCCCCGCGCCGGCCCTGCTGGTCACCGGCCCGGACGGCCGCCCCCTGGCCCGCTTCACGCCGCCGCGCCCGCAGCACGAGACCGTGCTGCTGCTCGCGGAGATCTACCGCCGCGGCCCCGTCTGGAAGCTGCGCGCGCTGGGCCAGGGCTACGCCGACGGGCTGGCGGGGATCGCCCGGGACTTCGGCGTCGAGGTGGCCGAGGACACCGCCGGTTCCGCAGCCGCGGGAGCGGACGGCGCCGATCCCGTCGCCGGCGGGTTTCTGCGGCTCGTGAACTCCGCCCGCGCCGGCGCCGGGTCCCCGCCCGTCGTCCTCGACGCGCGGCTGACCGCCGCCGCGCGGGCGCACTGCGGGGGGATGGCGGAGCGCGGACGCCTCGGCTCCGAAGGCGCGGACGGGATCTCCCTGTACCAGCGCGTCACCGCCGGGGGCTACGCCTATCTCCCGATCGGCGAGCACCTCGTCTCGGGGCCGCGCGACGCGGCGGAGTTCGTGGAGTACTGCCTCTCGGGCGACCGGTCCCGGCGTACGGTCCGGGACCCGGCGTTCACCGAGGCCGGTGTGGCGTGTGTGACCGACGGCCGGTCCGGGACGCCGTACTGGACGGCCGTGTGGGCCGGGCCCCTGACCCCCGCCGGGCTGGCGCGGACCGCCGCCGAGGTCCTCGCGCTCACCAACGCCGAGCGGGCCGCGGCCGGACTGCCGCCCCTGGCCGGCGACCCCCTGCTGGCCGGGGCGGCGCAGGCGCACAGCACGGACATGGTGGCCCGTGCCTTCTACTCCCACACCTCCCCCGACGGCAGCGAGCCCTGGCACCGGGCCGCCGCCGCGGGCAGCACCCGCCGCACCGTCGGCGAGAACATCGCCTGCGGCCAGCGCTCCCCCGCCGAGGTCGTGCGCGGCTGGATGGACAGCCCCGGCCACCGCGCCAACATCCTCAAACCCGCCTTCACCCACCTGGGCGTCGGCTTCGCGGGCGGCGGTTCGGCGGGCACGTACTGGACACAGCTCTTCGGAGCCTGA